One window of the Halobacillus litoralis genome contains the following:
- a CDS encoding DinB family protein produces MNFQLNEALEILERTPKTLESFLSGLSVNWLECDEGEGTWSPSQVVDHLIECERNNWLPRLKTIVEEGGNRVFPPFDREAHITNPSKTSFSHKLNEFKSLRLQNTEILSGMIISDTQFELTGKHPVFGEVKLSELISTWVVHDLTHISQIVRVMSERYREDVGPWEEYLGILRK; encoded by the coding sequence ATGAATTTTCAATTAAACGAAGCCCTTGAGATTTTAGAACGGACGCCAAAAACTTTAGAAAGCTTCTTAAGTGGCTTATCTGTAAATTGGCTGGAATGTGATGAAGGTGAAGGAACATGGAGTCCGTCCCAGGTAGTCGATCATTTAATCGAGTGTGAGCGGAATAATTGGCTCCCTAGATTAAAAACGATTGTTGAGGAAGGAGGAAATAGGGTATTTCCGCCATTCGACCGAGAGGCTCATATTACCAATCCTTCTAAGACCTCATTCAGTCATAAATTGAATGAGTTTAAAAGCTTGCGATTACAAAATACAGAGATTCTTAGTGGAATGATTATATCTGACACACAGTTTGAATTGACGGGGAAACATCCGGTATTTGGTGAAGTGAAACTAAGTGAATTGATTTCAACATGGGTGGTCCACGATCTAACGCATATTTCCCAGATTGTCAGGGTGATGTCAGAAAGATATAGGGAGGACGTGGGGCCGTGGGAAGAGTATTTAGGTATTCTGAGAAAGTGA
- a CDS encoding TetR/AcrR family transcriptional regulator, which produces MHDKSSDLRVIRTVEAIKNALVELIEEKGFDAVTVKDITTRAKINRGTFYSHYQDKYDLVAKCEEEVMDEMSDKIVKNVPSLIDDLETNDSNTTPLSILVPFLEYINQNKGLMKALLDPISDLSFQTKLKDFMLKTLFESNKTPPLIEKNLLVPPEYLVSYIGSAHLGVIQQWLNNDGEESPQEIAEIIITMSINGPLFAAGLKR; this is translated from the coding sequence ATGCATGATAAAAGTTCTGATTTACGAGTTATTCGCACAGTAGAAGCGATCAAGAATGCGCTGGTAGAACTAATAGAAGAAAAAGGTTTTGATGCCGTTACCGTTAAAGACATTACAACAAGGGCAAAAATCAATCGCGGAACTTTTTATAGCCATTATCAGGATAAGTATGATTTAGTGGCTAAATGTGAAGAAGAAGTGATGGATGAAATGTCTGATAAGATAGTAAAAAACGTTCCGAGTCTGATCGATGACCTGGAAACGAATGACTCGAACACAACTCCCCTTTCCATTCTCGTCCCATTTTTGGAATATATAAATCAAAATAAAGGGCTTATGAAAGCTCTATTGGATCCCATAAGTGATTTATCATTTCAAACTAAACTGAAAGATTTCATGTTAAAAACCCTATTCGAAAGTAATAAAACCCCACCTCTGATTGAGAAAAACCTTTTAGTTCCGCCCGAATATTTAGTTTCTTATATTGGTTCAGCTCATCTAGGTGTTATTCAGCAATGGTTGAATAATGATGGAGAGGAGTCACCCCAAGAGATAGCTGAAATCATTATCACAATGAGTATAAATGGTCCTCTCTTTGCGGCAGGATTGAAAAGATAA
- a CDS encoding dihydrofolate reductase family protein yields MAKVVLGMTMSLDGYISDNKRSIGRLYRDMEELRNSEIMKESIQNTGAVVMGRNAYDMADDPDLYAENYEFQVPIFVLCENEPQKHPKESEGLTFTFVTQGIESAIDQAKEAAGNKEVTVIGGASTGQQCIKAELVDELHIDIMPVLLCEGLKLFEYLGEAPIELEKVSIREIGERTCMQFRVVKQ; encoded by the coding sequence ATGGCAAAAGTTGTTTTAGGAATGACTATGTCATTAGATGGGTATATCAGCGATAATAAAAGGAGTATAGGTCGGCTGTACAGGGATATGGAGGAGCTAAGAAATAGTGAAATCATGAAGGAATCAATACAAAATACAGGAGCAGTAGTCATGGGAAGGAACGCTTATGACATGGCAGATGACCCTGATTTGTACGCTGAAAATTATGAATTTCAAGTACCCATCTTTGTACTTTGTGAAAATGAACCACAAAAGCATCCAAAAGAGTCAGAGGGGTTGACCTTCACCTTTGTTACCCAGGGGATAGAAAGTGCTATTGATCAGGCAAAAGAAGCGGCCGGAAATAAAGAGGTTACGGTCATAGGTGGCGCAAGCACAGGTCAGCAATGCATAAAGGCAGAACTTGTAGATGAGTTGCATATCGATATTATGCCCGTTCTTCTTTGTGAAGGTCTTAAGCTTTTTGAATACTTGGGCGAAGCTCCGATTGAATTAGAAAAGGTCAGTATAAGGGAAATCGGAGAAAGAACATGTATGCAGTTTCGAGTAGTGAAACAGTGA
- a CDS encoding GNAT family N-acetyltransferase, with protein sequence MNIIRACEVDRDIKDEMSIIFVDGFYVWLHYFSKDKAKLYKTFAHMFNTEVFYTVIVDGNIAAISACTQNNIPSVKLKYREFRKHLGLFMGSIAYVILKKEFEKKKYPFQMRENMAAIEFVATSVNYRGKGLATELLKSILDANSYDEYVLEVADTNTNAIKLYEKLGFKEFLRIPQKHSEKSGVNNLVYMKYVRNKGVEAERFDLRAAKKV encoded by the coding sequence GTGAATATCATTCGTGCTTGTGAAGTAGATAGAGATATAAAAGATGAGATGAGTATTATCTTTGTAGATGGCTTTTATGTATGGCTGCATTATTTTTCAAAGGATAAGGCTAAACTTTACAAGACATTTGCTCATATGTTTAATACAGAGGTTTTTTATACGGTTATAGTTGACGGAAATATTGCGGCAATATCCGCTTGTACTCAAAACAATATACCTTCAGTCAAATTGAAATATAGAGAATTCAGAAAGCATCTTGGCTTATTCATGGGCAGCATTGCTTATGTAATTCTAAAAAAAGAATTTGAGAAAAAGAAATATCCCTTTCAAATGCGTGAAAACATGGCTGCTATAGAGTTTGTAGCAACATCGGTAAATTATCGAGGGAAGGGTTTGGCGACTGAACTGTTAAAATCGATATTGGATGCAAATTCATATGACGAATATGTTTTAGAGGTAGCTGATACGAACACGAATGCCATAAAACTTTATGAAAAACTTGGATTTAAAGAGTTCCTTCGTATACCTCAAAAGCACAGTGAAAAGAGTGGTGTCAATAATCTGGTGTATATGAAGTATGTAAGGAATAAAGGAGTTGAGGCTGAGAGATTTGATTTAAGAGCAGCCAAAAAGGTGTAA
- a CDS encoding ABC transporter permease — translation MINLAKRVIRQTLNDKRSVMMILVAPLLILTLVYLLLGDSSYVPTIGMDKDTMPAPAVTALEEQELKVVEISNDDTDDAKNYLKDHQEVDAVINLSKSSGMDITLYEPSKKGTIAVSEIQKAMSTLNPSAKVTMNYVYGKQDESTFDSLGYVFLALFSFFLVFIISGMALVRERSGGTLERLLMTPIKRGEVILGYTLGYSVFAIVQAILIVFYSIYILGLNSVGNIGWILLVMVLLAITAVSFGAMISVFASSELQVVQMIPFTIIPQVFFSGLIPLDLIPYHLGNLCYIMPIYYGAAAIKGVMVYGDGFLQIWGYLLGLIIYALLLYLLNTLALKKFRKL, via the coding sequence ATGATAAATTTAGCCAAACGTGTGATCCGCCAAACGCTCAATGACAAGCGAAGTGTGATGATGATTTTAGTTGCGCCGCTATTGATTTTGACATTGGTTTATTTATTGTTGGGTGATTCAAGTTATGTGCCGACTATAGGAATGGATAAGGATACAATGCCAGCACCCGCTGTAACCGCACTAGAAGAACAGGAGTTAAAAGTTGTAGAAATCTCAAACGACGATACCGATGATGCAAAAAACTATTTGAAGGATCATCAAGAAGTCGACGCTGTTATCAACTTATCAAAAAGCTCCGGGATGGATATTACATTGTATGAGCCCTCAAAAAAAGGTACGATAGCAGTTTCTGAAATCCAAAAAGCGATGTCTACTTTAAACCCTTCAGCAAAAGTAACTATGAACTATGTTTATGGAAAACAAGATGAGTCAACATTCGACTCCCTTGGGTATGTGTTTCTTGCCTTGTTCTCATTTTTCCTAGTATTCATTATTTCAGGAATGGCCCTTGTGAGAGAGCGAAGTGGCGGCACATTGGAAAGATTGTTGATGACGCCGATTAAACGCGGTGAAGTCATTCTGGGCTACACTTTAGGGTACAGTGTATTTGCTATCGTCCAAGCCATCCTCATTGTCTTTTATTCCATTTATATCCTTGGATTGAATTCTGTAGGAAATATCGGCTGGATTTTACTCGTTATGGTTCTATTAGCCATTACAGCTGTTTCATTTGGTGCCATGATTTCTGTCTTTGCTAGTTCGGAACTGCAAGTGGTACAAATGATCCCATTCACGATCATTCCACAGGTGTTTTTTTCAGGTTTGATTCCATTGGACTTGATTCCATATCATCTTGGGAATTTGTGTTACATTATGCCGATCTATTATGGAGCAGCAGCGATCAAGGGTGTCATGGTTTATGGAGATGGTTTCCTTCAGATTTGGGGTTATCTTCTCGGGTTAATTATTTATGCACTCTTATTGTACTTACTGAACACTCTAGCATTGAAAAAGTTCAGAAAGCTTTGA
- a CDS encoding ABC transporter ATP-binding protein, whose product MDNAAISVEGLTKSFQDQEVLKGVDFKVQGGEIFALLGSNGSGKTTIVNILSTLMKQDGGVVGICGFDLQHQPDHVRQSISLTGQFAAIDGILTGRENLMMIAKLRGVSNPAQVTENLLAKFSLSDAASRRADKYSGGMKRRLDIAMSLIGSPAVIFLDEPTTGLDPEARMEVWDTIKELAEGGTTILLTTQYLEEAEQLADRIGILHGGKIIKTGTLNELREMFPPAKAEYIEKQPTLEEIFLAIVGKKEEM is encoded by the coding sequence ATGGACAATGCAGCGATTTCTGTGGAAGGATTGACCAAATCCTTTCAAGATCAGGAAGTGTTAAAAGGGGTTGACTTTAAGGTGCAGGGTGGTGAAATTTTCGCATTGCTGGGCTCAAATGGTTCGGGCAAGACGACGATCGTCAACATCCTTTCGACACTAATGAAGCAAGATGGTGGTGTAGTGGGAATTTGCGGTTTTGATCTCCAGCATCAACCTGATCATGTTCGCCAAAGTATCAGCTTGACAGGGCAGTTCGCAGCTATAGACGGCATTCTTACAGGACGTGAAAATTTAATGATGATCGCCAAGTTGCGGGGTGTTTCCAATCCAGCTCAAGTAACCGAAAATCTGCTTGCAAAATTCAGTTTGAGCGATGCGGCCAGCCGCAGGGCTGACAAGTATTCGGGAGGGATGAAGCGCCGACTGGACATCGCTATGAGTCTGATCGGTTCGCCAGCAGTCATTTTTCTCGACGAACCGACCACTGGGCTTGATCCTGAAGCGCGAATGGAAGTCTGGGATACTATAAAGGAGCTTGCTGAAGGTGGAACGACTATTTTGCTGACGACCCAGTACCTGGAAGAAGCCGAACAACTTGCGGACCGCATCGGTATCCTGCATGGTGGAAAAATCATTAAAACAGGCACCCTTAACGAACTCAGAGAGATGTTCCCGCCAGCTAAAGCAGAGTACATCGAGAAGCAGCCGACACTGGAAGAAATCTTCCTGGCGATTGTCGGGAAAAAGGAGGAGATGTAA
- a CDS encoding BglG family transcription antiterminator: MALNERSKKILDDLVINPRISSTTLEKKHNLTRRQLGYSFNKINEWLLVQNLPHIERTKQGQFIIDQSIFTKVNSEDRASVSTPVLSEKQRTYLIILMLISREGLSLNHFTLELDFSKNTILHDLKQAQAFLDDYNLTIKYSRKSGYLLEGEEFQIRRVLIRVVYELLSMHSGAEKVRELALLSADELKQLTSLIEKFEAKIHIQFTDEKIETLPYILTLISRRISKGYVISTMPVKHEDVSNTKEFQAIEEIFHAADIPEKEQLFITLHLLTTNVYRSEELSKDETMFEMVPAVKQMLQLFERSACIYFKDREQLVEKLFQHLRPAYYRIKYELTEAQPIQDFITEELIEVHHLVKRSISPLEDFIGHKIPENEIIYVTMLLGGWMTRQGESIEKKVKAIVVCPQGVSVSRLLFNQLKDLFPEFVFLDSLSVREYTEYGLDYDFIFSTTPLSSEGHVFMCQAFLDQEDRLRLRKQVMMEVQGFILNDIHVDHLMDIIRTHTSIKDEKALVEELHSYVHRDEESSIKQSTQSKNIHLDDLLPTDHISLEKSVQSWEEAIRIASMPLVSKGYVEEHYVEAMIQQNRDPYIVIAPHLAIPHAAPENGVNKVGMSLLKIEEGVTFTEEETVHIIVVIAAVDKRKHMHALMQLMNLAGSEEDRNRIIESRNSREIEALIQQYSNE, from the coding sequence GTGGCATTAAATGAGCGCAGTAAAAAAATTCTTGATGACTTAGTTATCAATCCACGAATCTCCAGTACTACTCTTGAAAAGAAACATAACCTTACAAGAAGACAGCTTGGCTATAGTTTCAACAAAATAAATGAGTGGTTATTGGTACAAAACCTTCCCCATATTGAGCGAACAAAACAAGGGCAGTTCATTATCGACCAGTCGATATTTACTAAGGTGAATAGTGAAGACAGGGCATCAGTAAGTACACCCGTGCTATCAGAAAAGCAGCGAACATACCTGATCATCCTGATGCTCATCAGCAGGGAAGGGCTGTCATTGAACCACTTTACGCTTGAGTTGGACTTTAGTAAAAATACGATTTTGCATGATTTAAAACAAGCTCAAGCTTTTTTAGATGACTACAATTTGACTATCAAATACTCAAGGAAGTCAGGCTATTTATTGGAAGGTGAAGAGTTTCAAATTCGCAGAGTCCTGATCAGAGTTGTCTACGAACTGTTATCGATGCATAGCGGAGCGGAAAAGGTCAGAGAATTAGCTTTATTATCTGCAGATGAACTGAAGCAGCTTACTTCCCTGATTGAGAAGTTTGAAGCCAAGATTCATATTCAATTTACAGATGAAAAGATTGAAACCCTGCCTTATATTCTTACATTAATTTCAAGAAGAATCTCGAAGGGTTATGTCATTTCAACGATGCCAGTGAAACATGAGGATGTGTCGAATACAAAAGAGTTTCAGGCGATTGAAGAAATTTTCCACGCCGCGGATATACCTGAAAAGGAGCAGTTGTTCATTACTCTCCATCTGCTGACGACGAACGTTTATCGGTCAGAGGAGCTTTCAAAAGATGAAACAATGTTTGAAATGGTTCCGGCAGTTAAGCAAATGCTTCAATTATTTGAAAGAAGTGCATGTATATATTTTAAGGACAGAGAACAATTGGTCGAAAAGCTTTTTCAACATCTCCGGCCCGCTTATTATAGGATCAAATACGAGTTAACAGAAGCTCAACCCATACAAGATTTTATTACAGAAGAACTTATAGAGGTTCATCATCTTGTGAAAAGGTCGATTTCTCCACTAGAGGATTTTATCGGCCATAAGATACCTGAAAATGAAATCATTTATGTAACGATGCTCCTTGGTGGCTGGATGACAAGACAAGGAGAGAGTATTGAAAAGAAAGTGAAAGCTATCGTTGTTTGCCCTCAGGGAGTTTCTGTTTCCAGGTTACTCTTCAATCAGTTGAAAGATTTATTCCCTGAGTTCGTGTTTTTAGACTCTTTATCTGTTAGAGAGTATACGGAATATGGATTGGATTACGATTTCATATTTTCTACAACTCCTTTGTCATCGGAAGGCCATGTATTTATGTGTCAGGCCTTTCTAGATCAGGAAGATCGGCTAAGGTTGCGAAAGCAAGTGATGATGGAAGTACAGGGCTTTATTTTAAATGATATCCATGTCGATCATTTAATGGATATCATAAGAACTCACACTTCGATTAAGGATGAAAAGGCATTAGTAGAGGAGCTTCACTCATATGTCCATCGAGATGAAGAATCTTCCATTAAGCAAAGTACCCAAAGTAAGAACATTCACTTAGATGACCTTCTTCCTACGGACCATATATCGCTTGAAAAATCAGTCCAGTCTTGGGAAGAAGCCATTCGAATAGCTTCTATGCCACTTGTAAGTAAAGGGTACGTAGAAGAGCATTACGTAGAAGCAATGATCCAACAAAACAGGGATCCTTATATCGTAATCGCTCCTCATTTGGCTATCCCGCATGCTGCTCCTGAGAACGGGGTGAATAAAGTCGGGATGAGTCTATTGAAGATAGAGGAAGGAGTCACGTTTACGGAAGAAGAGACCGTTCATATCATTGTAGTCATAGCGGCCGTTGACAAGAGAAAACATATGCATGCATTGATGCAGCTGATGAACCTGGCAGGATCTGAAGAAGATAGGAACAGAATCATTGAATCAAGGAACTCCAGAGAAATCGAAGCGTTGATACAGCAATATTCCAATGAATAA
- a CDS encoding ABC transporter permease yields MESKTGVLLGRLMRTIMRSPDTIITVAITPIMMLLLFVYVFGGAIESGSDNYVNYLLPGILLMAIASGVAYTSLRLFTDIKSGLMARFITMPIKRSSVLWAHVLTSLVSNALTVTVVILVALLMGFRSSAEILDWLMVAGILGLFTLALTWLAVIPGLTARSMEGATAYSYPLIFLPFISSAFVPTETMPKIVRAFAENQPVTSIVNTIRALLYEGSVGDGIWTALAWCFGIMVIAYFFASKEFKRQSG; encoded by the coding sequence ATGGAAAGTAAAACCGGGGTATTACTGGGACGTTTGATGCGGACCATCATGCGCAGCCCGGATACGATCATCACGGTGGCGATTACGCCGATTATGATGCTCCTTCTTTTTGTCTACGTATTTGGTGGTGCCATAGAATCAGGATCGGACAACTACGTCAATTACTTATTGCCGGGAATCTTACTGATGGCTATCGCATCCGGCGTCGCTTACACTTCCCTGCGGCTGTTTACGGATATAAAGAGCGGGCTTATGGCGCGTTTCATCACAATGCCCATCAAGCGTTCGTCTGTATTGTGGGCACATGTTTTGACCTCACTTGTTTCCAATGCACTTACTGTCACTGTAGTCATCCTTGTCGCCCTTTTAATGGGATTCAGATCCAGCGCTGAGATCCTGGATTGGCTTATGGTAGCCGGTATACTGGGGCTGTTTACGCTGGCGTTGACTTGGCTGGCGGTCATCCCCGGGTTGACGGCGAGGTCTATGGAAGGGGCGACAGCCTACTCGTACCCGCTGATATTCCTGCCTTTTATCAGTTCGGCTTTTGTCCCCACCGAAACGATGCCTAAGATTGTCCGTGCGTTCGCTGAGAACCAGCCTGTGACGTCAATCGTAAATACGATTCGAGCCCTCTTGTATGAAGGGTCTGTTGGCGATGGTATCTGGACAGCGCTTGCCTGGTGCTTCGGCATCATGGTCATCGCTTACTTCTTCGCCAGTAAAGAATTTAAACGCCAGTCAGGGTAA
- a CDS encoding PTS sugar transporter subunit IIA, producing MSEIYFNESVILLGVEANTKEDVLDQMGRNLEKQALVKDSFIQAIIAREKEYATGLPTAGVAVAIPHTDVEHVNRKTISMGILKNTVDFGVMGDDKETIPVQIVFMLAMDEAHSQLSLLQQLMKVFQNEDVLVSILNEKNKTSIRKLMEEKLDFGALEGEK from the coding sequence ATGAGTGAAATCTACTTTAATGAGTCCGTCATTCTACTTGGTGTAGAGGCGAATACAAAAGAAGATGTATTAGATCAGATGGGCCGGAATCTTGAAAAACAAGCATTAGTGAAAGATTCTTTTATACAAGCGATCATCGCCCGGGAAAAAGAATATGCTACAGGACTTCCGACGGCTGGAGTAGCGGTTGCTATTCCACACACAGATGTGGAGCACGTCAACCGGAAAACGATAAGTATGGGTATCCTGAAAAATACAGTTGATTTTGGAGTCATGGGTGATGATAAGGAAACGATCCCAGTCCAAATCGTTTTTATGTTAGCTATGGATGAAGCCCATTCTCAGTTATCGTTGCTGCAACAGCTGATGAAAGTCTTCCAAAATGAAGATGTACTCGTATCTATTTTGAATGAAAAAAATAAAACAAGCATCAGAAAGCTAATGGAAGAAAAGTTGGACTTTGGTGCACTTGAAGGAGAGAAATAA
- a CDS encoding NAD(P)H-dependent flavin oxidoreductase — MWSHSRLLELLNIEHPIIQAGMAGGVTTPELVTAVSNTGGLGTLGAGYMAPEAIRDSIQKIKHLTRSPFGVNVFVPEFPQATENEIRRVNELLEPFRNELGIKAESKPQVDEKLFEKQIMVIKEQQVPVCSFTFGIPDQDIIKDLKNEGIVLIGTATTVEEAVLNEQSGMDIVVAQGSEAGGHRGTFSGSYSKSMIGTMSLIPQVADQVSIPVVAAGGIMDGRGVRASMILGAEGAQLGTAFVTCKESGAKQQHKEAILHTKETETAMTTSFSGKPARGIRNDFIEKMEGYEHELLDYPLQNSMTKGIRKEAAIQDRPEFMSLWSGQSPRLSQNKSAAEIIQSIIFQMEKINR; from the coding sequence ATGTGGAGTCATAGTCGATTACTTGAGCTGTTGAATATCGAGCATCCAATTATACAAGCTGGAATGGCGGGAGGTGTAACCACTCCAGAACTCGTTACTGCTGTTTCTAATACAGGGGGTCTAGGCACTTTAGGCGCAGGATATATGGCACCTGAGGCTATAAGAGATAGCATTCAAAAGATCAAGCACTTAACCCGGAGCCCTTTTGGTGTTAATGTGTTCGTTCCTGAATTTCCTCAAGCTACAGAGAATGAAATAAGGAGAGTAAACGAGTTACTCGAACCGTTTCGAAATGAACTTGGAATAAAGGCAGAATCAAAACCACAGGTCGACGAAAAACTTTTCGAAAAGCAGATCATGGTAATTAAAGAACAACAAGTCCCTGTATGCAGTTTCACCTTTGGAATCCCGGACCAGGATATCATCAAGGACCTTAAAAATGAAGGTATCGTTCTGATAGGAACTGCCACAACAGTAGAGGAAGCGGTTCTCAATGAACAATCCGGAATGGATATAGTCGTCGCACAGGGGAGTGAAGCCGGCGGCCATCGCGGAACATTTTCCGGGTCTTACAGTAAGTCCATGATAGGTACGATGTCACTTATTCCTCAAGTTGCAGATCAAGTAAGTATCCCCGTGGTAGCTGCAGGTGGAATTATGGACGGAAGAGGGGTGCGGGCATCCATGATACTTGGTGCTGAAGGGGCTCAACTAGGTACAGCATTTGTCACTTGTAAAGAAAGCGGAGCCAAACAACAACATAAAGAAGCAATTTTACATACGAAAGAGACAGAAACGGCTATGACTACTTCCTTTAGCGGTAAACCAGCAAGAGGAATTCGTAACGACTTCATTGAAAAAATGGAAGGCTATGAGCACGAACTTTTAGACTATCCATTGCAGAACTCTATGACTAAGGGGATTCGAAAGGAAGCTGCCATACAGGATCGACCTGAATTCATGTCACTATGGTCCGGACAGAGTCCAAGGTTAAGTCAAAATAAATCCGCTGCTGAAATTATCCAGTCTATCATTTTTCAGATGGAAAAGATCAATAGGTAA
- a CDS encoding ABC transporter ATP-binding protein — protein MGVQVSNVSKSFNQKEIIKDISFTIPTGEICGLLGPSGSGKTTMIRLMIGAIAADQGTIQIGDVEMPNMNMLKKVGFMPQNDALYEDLSAEANLRFFGGLYHFDRHQLEKRIDEVLSLVDLTEHRKKLVRNFSGGMKKRLSLAAAIFHHPEVLFLDEPTVGIDPVLRRTVWDQFQAIKETGTTIVVSTHVMDEVTECDKAALIYEGSLIQYDSVNKLLEKTDNGRVEELFFIASREREGGAGQ, from the coding sequence ATGGGGGTGCAAGTCTCTAACGTCAGTAAAAGTTTCAATCAGAAAGAAATCATAAAAGATATCTCGTTTACGATTCCTACCGGAGAAATATGTGGTTTGCTTGGTCCATCCGGGTCGGGAAAAACAACTATGATCCGCCTGATGATCGGCGCAATTGCAGCGGACCAGGGAACCATTCAAATCGGGGACGTTGAGATGCCGAATATGAACATGTTAAAAAAAGTCGGATTTATGCCACAGAATGATGCTTTGTATGAGGATTTGTCTGCGGAAGCTAATTTGCGCTTTTTCGGAGGGCTCTATCATTTTGATAGACATCAATTGGAAAAGCGTATTGATGAAGTGCTTTCCTTAGTTGATTTGACAGAGCATCGAAAGAAATTGGTCAGGAATTTTTCTGGTGGGATGAAGAAGCGGCTTTCCCTTGCAGCGGCCATTTTCCATCATCCTGAAGTATTATTCTTAGATGAACCCACAGTAGGAATCGACCCCGTTTTACGTCGTACGGTTTGGGACCAGTTTCAAGCAATAAAGGAAACAGGCACAACAATCGTTGTTTCTACACATGTGATGGATGAAGTGACAGAGTGCGATAAAGCGGCACTCATATATGAAGGGTCCTTGATTCAATACGACTCCGTGAATAAGCTGCTTGAAAAAACGGACAACGGCCGTGTAGAAGAACTATTTTTCATTGCTTCAAGAGAAAGGGAAGGCGGTGCTGGTCAATGA
- a CDS encoding PTS sugar transporter subunit IIB, whose product MAKKQVLVACGAGIATSTVVNGAIEEMAEENNLSLDLVQIKISEVGGYVDTADLLVTTAMTQKDYPFPVINARSFLTGIGTEDTKKEILEELTK is encoded by the coding sequence ATGGCAAAGAAGCAAGTATTAGTGGCGTGTGGGGCAGGTATTGCAACGTCTACAGTAGTGAATGGAGCAATCGAAGAGATGGCTGAAGAGAATAATCTGAGTTTAGATCTCGTACAAATCAAGATTTCAGAAGTAGGGGGATATGTCGACACTGCAGACCTATTGGTCACAACTGCGATGACGCAAAAAGATTATCCATTTCCAGTGATCAATGCTCGTTCGTTTTTAACTGGGATCGGTACGGAGGATACGAAAAAAGAAATACTTGAAGAACTTACAAAATAA
- a CDS encoding PTS sugar transporter subunit IIB, producing the protein MAKKQVLVACGAGIATSTVVNGAIEEMAKEHNLDVDLAQIKIAEVGSYVDTADLLVTTAMTQKDYPFPVINARSFLTGIGTEDTKKEILTALQK; encoded by the coding sequence ATGGCGAAGAAACAAGTATTGGTCGCGTGCGGTGCAGGCATTGCCACATCCACAGTTGTAAACGGAGCAATTGAAGAGATGGCAAAAGAACACAACTTGGATGTAGACCTCGCTCAGATAAAGATTGCTGAAGTAGGAAGTTATGTCGATACAGCAGACTTGCTGGTGACTACAGCTATGACACAAAAAGACTATCCATTTCCGGTTATTAACGCAAGATCTTTCTTGACTGGAATTGGCACGGAGGATACAAAGAAAGAAATTTTGACAGCGCTTCAAAAATAA
- a CDS encoding DUF1048 domain-containing protein produces MSIFEKIIGSLEDKREWKAMEARAKKLPSEYYNAYKAIQKYMWTTGGSSDWKGMSRIFNGILDLFEEGAAENRKVTELTGEDVAAFCDELLKDEETWRDKYRTKLNDSIGRE; encoded by the coding sequence ATGAGTATTTTTGAAAAAATTATCGGAAGTCTTGAAGACAAGCGGGAATGGAAGGCAATGGAGGCACGCGCGAAAAAACTTCCAAGTGAGTATTATAATGCTTATAAAGCTATTCAAAAGTATATGTGGACCACTGGCGGCTCCTCTGACTGGAAGGGCATGAGCCGTATCTTCAACGGAATTCTCGACCTTTTCGAGGAAGGCGCAGCGGAGAATAGGAAAGTGACTGAGCTTACGGGGGAGGATGTGGCAGCTTTCTGTGATGAGCTATTGAAGGATGAGGAAACTTGGAGAGATAAGTATCGCACGAAGTTGAACGATTCGATCGGTCGTGAATAA